Sequence from the Lysobacter capsici genome:
TGGCTGGGTGGCATTCCCGTGGGTCGACCGGCCAAACCACGGGAGGTCGCCGATCTAATCGCCTTCCTGGCGTCCCCGCGATCGGCGTCGATCGCAGGGTCCGAGTATCGGATCGACGGCGGCACTGTTCCCACCGTGTAGCCAGCAGCAGGAAAAACAGGGGTCGCAGTGCACTTTCAAACGCACGCCTCTGAAACGCTATTGCCGTCGAAATGCCAAGCCGACGCCGCTTCGCGGTTCACTCGGCACACGAGCCGACCGAGCTTGAAGACGATCGCTCAAACATTCATTGCACTATCTTTGTCCGCAATGTTGCCGACGGCTCATGCCGAAGCGCCGATGGATCTATGCAAAGTGCTGCGTGACTTCGTCGAGTCCATCCCGCCGAATTCGGAGCAGCAATTTACTTAACGCCCGACCGGTAGCGCCTTACGGGCCGAAAGCCACTGGACTGCAAATGAGCGTAGGCTGGCGATCCCACTGCAAGAACAGGGAGACAGCTCATGGTCAAGCTCGCGTTGTTCGTTCGCCTGGAAGCGAAAGCCGGAAAAGAGAGTGAGGTCGAGAGCTTCCTGAAGAGCGGTCTTCCACTCGTCATGGAGGAGCCCGCGACGATCGCCTGGTTTGGGATTCGTCTCGGGCCAACAACCTTCGGAATTTTTGATGCGTTCCCCGACGATGCGGGTCGGCAAGCGCATCTGTCCGGCAAGGTTGCGGCGGCCTTGATGGCAAGGGCCGGAGACCTGTTCTCCGAACCTCCGTCCATCGAGGAAGTCGACGTGCTTGCAGCAAAGCTGCCGGGCTAGGGCAGCACTAAAGACCGCCTTGCAAGCGCCGGCAACCGGAACCGCCTTCGGGCGGTTTCTTTGTTTGTCTGCGTGGTTTCAAATTTGAACTGCAGCGCTGACTCGGGCCGGCAGACCACTTGATATCGAATGTCCGCTTCTGGCCGAAAGTTGACCCGAAGCGAAGTTTCCGCAGCGCCCTTGTGGACGTCTTGATCACCTTCAAATCTTGTCGGAACTGCACGCCGGGCCGATTCCTGTTTGCTCAAGATCAAGCGCTTCTATCGATCTTGTCGACTCGGCGAGCGGGCGTCGTCCTCTGATTTCATCCGCGGATGCCACGGGCGAGGCTGCGCGCACCGGACGGGCATGCGTCATGCCCGGTTCCGAAATGTAAATTTTTT
This genomic interval carries:
- a CDS encoding putative quinol monooxygenase → MVKLALFVRLEAKAGKESEVESFLKSGLPLVMEEPATIAWFGIRLGPTTFGIFDAFPDDAGRQAHLSGKVAAALMARAGDLFSEPPSIEEVDVLAAKLPG